A genomic window from Micromonospora sp. WMMA1947 includes:
- a CDS encoding Bax inhibitor-1/YccA family protein, with amino-acid sequence MRSANPVLDRLDDVGRAERQVLGVGTADTMTVADVVSRTVGLLLVTGVTAAVSWVVVPQAAWISAALAGSALASLALVLVISLKQITSPPVVIGYAVLQGLLLGVASRAFEMVYPGIVVQAVVGTFGVFLGMAVLYRARLVRATPRLARLVIGTLVGIVAIGLVNLFAYLFTGRQGVVVYSLSDRVGWLPYLFSVVAIIAGALSFILDFDLVERSAGRLPRRYAWYCAFGLLVGLIFLYWQILRLLSYVRR; translated from the coding sequence GTGCGCAGTGCCAACCCGGTGCTGGACCGGCTGGACGACGTCGGCCGCGCCGAGCGGCAGGTGCTCGGGGTCGGGACCGCCGACACGATGACTGTCGCCGACGTGGTCAGCCGGACCGTGGGGCTGCTGCTGGTCACCGGCGTCACGGCGGCCGTGTCCTGGGTGGTGGTGCCGCAGGCCGCGTGGATCTCCGCCGCGCTCGCCGGGAGCGCGCTGGCCAGCCTAGCGCTGGTGCTCGTCATCTCGCTCAAGCAGATCACCAGCCCGCCGGTCGTCATCGGGTACGCGGTGCTCCAGGGCCTGCTGCTCGGGGTGGCCAGTCGCGCCTTCGAGATGGTCTATCCGGGCATCGTGGTGCAGGCGGTGGTCGGCACGTTCGGCGTCTTCCTCGGCATGGCGGTGCTCTACCGGGCCCGGCTGGTACGCGCCACCCCGCGCCTGGCCCGGCTGGTCATCGGCACGCTCGTCGGGATCGTGGCGATCGGCCTGGTCAACCTGTTCGCGTACCTGTTCACCGGGCGGCAGGGGGTGGTCGTCTACAGCCTCAGTGACCGGGTGGGCTGGCTGCCTTACCTGTTCTCGGTGGTGGCGATCATCGCGGGCGCGCTCAGCTTCATCCTCGACTTCGACCTGGTCGAGCGGTCCGCCGGCCGGCTGCCCCGCCGCTACGCCTGGTACTGCGCGTTCGGTCTGCTGGTCGGGCTGATCTTCCTGTACTGGCAGATCCTCCGCCTGCTCAGCTACGTCCGCCGCTGA
- a CDS encoding Bax inhibitor-1/YccA family protein, with protein sequence MKSSNPVLARLGQAAERERAAGYAQPGPYGQPGYPQQQYPQQPYAQPYPGGYGQPVAPPTVTPMTLDDVVVKTVLMLAILGASAAAAWVLVPDSLVGVAWIGAAVVGLVLGLIISFSRMANPALVVAYSIIEGVFVGMVSKAFESLYDGIVLQAVVATFGVFFLMAMIYKARIIRATPKFTRIMVAVIAGLFGVMMVNLVLALFGVNTGLRDGSPLAIGFSLVCIVVASLSFVLNFAEIEQGVRMGLPQRYSWTAAFGIVVGLVWLYIEILRLLSYFQGDD encoded by the coding sequence GTGAAGTCCTCGAACCCGGTGCTCGCCCGGCTCGGCCAGGCGGCAGAGCGTGAGCGGGCGGCCGGGTACGCCCAGCCCGGGCCGTACGGTCAGCCCGGATACCCCCAGCAGCAGTACCCCCAGCAGCCCTACGCCCAGCCCTACCCGGGCGGCTACGGCCAGCCGGTGGCTCCGCCCACCGTGACCCCGATGACCCTCGACGACGTGGTCGTCAAGACGGTCCTCATGCTCGCCATCCTCGGCGCCTCGGCCGCGGCGGCCTGGGTGCTCGTGCCGGATTCGCTCGTCGGCGTCGCGTGGATCGGCGCCGCGGTGGTCGGCCTGGTGCTCGGCCTGATCATCTCGTTCTCCCGGATGGCCAACCCGGCGCTCGTGGTGGCGTACTCGATCATCGAGGGCGTCTTCGTCGGCATGGTCAGCAAGGCGTTCGAGTCGCTCTACGACGGCATCGTGCTCCAAGCGGTCGTGGCCACGTTCGGCGTGTTCTTCCTGATGGCGATGATCTACAAGGCGCGGATCATCCGGGCCACGCCGAAGTTCACCCGGATCATGGTGGCGGTCATCGCCGGCCTGTTCGGCGTGATGATGGTCAACCTGGTGCTGGCGCTGTTCGGCGTGAACACCGGTCTGCGGGACGGCAGCCCGCTCGCGATCGGCTTCAGCCTGGTCTGCATCGTGGTGGCGTCGCTGAGCTTCGTGCTCAACTTCGCCGAGATCGAGCAGGGGGTCCGGATGGGCCTCCCGCAGCGTTACTCCTGGACCGCCGCCTTCGGCATCGTGGTCGGCCTGGTCTGGCTCTACATCGAGATCCTGCGGCTGCTCAGCTACTTCCAGGGCGACGACTGA
- a CDS encoding NAD(P)/FAD-dependent oxidoreductase yields the protein MNPKRILVVGAGHVGLYAALRLSKKLSRREAEVIVVDPQPHMTYQPFLPEASAGNISPRHAVVPLRRELRKCTVVAGTVTRIDHDRMTAVVQPISGPAREIRYDHVVVAPGSVSRTLPIPGLHENGIGFKTIGEAIFLRNHVLDRLDVAASTTDPAVRSRALTFVFVGGGYAGIEALAEMEDMARDALRYYPELKPEDMRWVLVEATQRVLPEVDRDMGAYTVQQLMKRDMDIRLDTRLESCVDGVVKLSDGDSFPSDTIVWTAGVKPSPMLDATDFPRDERRRVTCRPTLQIVDGDRVVEGAWSAGDCAAVPDLTKEPGNFCSPSAQHAVRQAARMADNIANVIRGREPVDYKHKHAGSVASLGLHKGVAQVYGIKMTGWPAWFMHRTYHMSRIPSFNRKVRVVVDWTLAFFLKREVVALGQLHDPREEFAEASAPPVAARV from the coding sequence GTGAACCCGAAGCGGATCCTTGTCGTGGGTGCCGGTCACGTGGGCCTGTACGCCGCTCTGCGCCTGTCCAAGAAGCTGAGCAGGCGTGAGGCCGAGGTCATCGTCGTCGACCCGCAGCCGCACATGACGTACCAGCCGTTCCTCCCCGAGGCATCGGCGGGCAACATCTCCCCTCGGCACGCCGTCGTGCCGCTGCGGCGGGAGTTGCGCAAGTGCACCGTGGTGGCGGGCACCGTCACCCGGATCGACCACGACCGCATGACCGCCGTGGTGCAGCCGATCAGCGGCCCGGCCCGGGAGATCCGGTACGACCACGTGGTCGTCGCTCCCGGTTCGGTCTCCCGCACCCTGCCGATCCCCGGCCTGCACGAGAACGGCATCGGGTTCAAGACCATCGGCGAGGCCATCTTCCTGCGCAACCACGTGCTGGACCGGCTCGACGTGGCGGCCTCCACCACCGACCCGGCGGTCCGCAGCCGCGCGCTGACGTTCGTCTTCGTGGGCGGTGGCTACGCCGGCATCGAGGCGCTCGCCGAGATGGAGGACATGGCCCGCGACGCGCTGCGTTACTACCCGGAGCTGAAGCCGGAGGACATGCGCTGGGTGCTCGTGGAGGCGACCCAGCGGGTGCTGCCCGAGGTCGACCGGGACATGGGCGCCTACACGGTGCAGCAGCTGATGAAGCGGGACATGGACATCCGCCTGGACACCCGGCTGGAGTCCTGCGTCGACGGTGTGGTGAAGCTCTCCGACGGCGACAGCTTCCCGTCCGACACCATCGTCTGGACCGCCGGTGTGAAGCCGTCGCCGATGCTGGACGCGACGGACTTCCCGCGTGACGAGCGTCGCCGGGTCACCTGCCGGCCGACGCTGCAGATCGTGGACGGCGACCGGGTGGTCGAGGGCGCGTGGAGCGCCGGCGACTGCGCCGCCGTACCGGACCTGACCAAGGAGCCGGGCAACTTCTGCTCCCCGAGCGCCCAGCACGCGGTGCGGCAGGCGGCCCGGATGGCCGACAACATCGCCAACGTGATCCGCGGGCGTGAGCCGGTCGACTACAAGCACAAGCACGCCGGCAGCGTGGCGAGTCTCGGCCTGCACAAGGGCGTGGCGCAGGTCTACGGCATCAAGATGACCGGCTGGCCGGCCTGGTTCATGCACCGGACGTACCACATGTCGCGGATCCCCTCGTTCAACCGCAAGGTGCGCGTGGTGGTCGACTGGACGCTGGCGTTCTTCCTCAAGCGTGAGGTGGTCGCGCTGGGCCAGCTGCACGACCCGCGCGAGGAGTTCGCCGAGGCGTCCGCCCCGCCGGTCGCCGCGCGCGTCTGA
- a CDS encoding DUF58 domain-containing protein has translation MDRADAASGWAPTWALGRAVLLTGVLVVVAVLLGRIDLVVLATPFALGTAYALRRRPAALPELELGVGDTHLVEGSPLAATVAVANPDLIGYDLAVVRTRMSRWLRVEQVGFGGAGLDVSRSGGADRPFVTSVPRGSAVDLELTGTALRWGRHPIGPAGVRVAAADGLLVSRAVITEPIRARVYPRTEPFDAVEAMPRAAGLVGAHRSRRPGEGGELAGVRVFAPGDRLRRIDWRVSLRARQLHVASTLSDRDAEVVVLLDVLAEAGRSGGVNGPASVLDTTVRAAAAIAEHYLHRGDRVSMLEYGPAARRLRPATGRRQYLTVLEWLLDVHAESSPHEPYDQVFGPQVLSSDALVVVLTPLLDERSAQMLARLARGGRFVVAVDTLPAELPVPKERGWAEVAYRLWRLDRDTMIGQLREHGVPVVRWAGAGSLDEVLRDVARLATAPKAGLR, from the coding sequence ATGGACCGGGCCGACGCGGCGAGCGGCTGGGCGCCCACCTGGGCGCTCGGCCGGGCCGTGCTGCTCACCGGCGTGCTGGTCGTCGTCGCCGTCCTGCTCGGCCGCATCGACCTGGTGGTGCTCGCCACACCGTTCGCGCTCGGGACCGCGTATGCGCTGCGCCGCCGCCCCGCCGCGCTGCCCGAGCTGGAACTCGGCGTCGGGGACACCCACCTGGTCGAGGGCTCGCCGCTGGCCGCCACCGTCGCGGTGGCCAACCCCGACCTGATCGGGTACGACCTGGCGGTGGTACGGACCCGGATGTCGCGCTGGCTGCGGGTCGAGCAGGTCGGCTTCGGCGGCGCCGGGCTGGACGTGAGCCGCTCCGGCGGCGCGGACCGCCCGTTCGTCACCTCCGTACCCCGGGGCAGCGCCGTCGACCTGGAGCTGACCGGCACCGCCCTGCGATGGGGGCGGCACCCGATCGGCCCGGCCGGTGTCCGGGTCGCCGCCGCCGACGGCCTGCTGGTCTCCCGTGCGGTGATCACCGAGCCGATCCGGGCCCGGGTCTATCCGCGTACCGAGCCGTTCGACGCGGTCGAGGCGATGCCTCGGGCCGCCGGCCTGGTCGGCGCGCACCGCTCGCGGCGGCCGGGCGAGGGCGGCGAGCTGGCCGGGGTACGCGTGTTCGCACCCGGCGACCGGCTGCGCCGGATCGACTGGCGGGTGTCGCTGCGGGCCCGCCAGCTGCACGTCGCGTCGACGCTCTCGGACCGGGACGCCGAGGTGGTGGTGCTGCTGGACGTGCTGGCCGAGGCGGGCCGCTCCGGTGGCGTGAACGGGCCCGCTTCCGTGCTGGACACCACGGTGCGGGCGGCCGCCGCGATCGCCGAGCACTACCTGCACCGCGGCGACCGGGTGTCGATGCTGGAGTACGGCCCGGCCGCCCGCCGGCTGCGTCCGGCCACCGGGCGGCGGCAGTACCTGACAGTGCTGGAGTGGCTGCTCGACGTGCACGCCGAGTCGTCGCCGCACGAGCCGTACGACCAGGTCTTCGGCCCGCAGGTGCTCTCCTCGGACGCGCTCGTGGTGGTGCTCACCCCGCTGCTCGACGAGCGCTCCGCGCAGATGCTGGCCCGGCTGGCCCGGGGCGGACGGTTCGTGGTGGCGGTGGACACGCTGCCGGCCGAGCTGCCGGTGCCGAAGGAACGCGGCTGGGCCGAGGTGGCGTACCGGCTGTGGCGGCTGGACCGGGACACGATGATCGGCCAGCTCCGCGAGCACGGCGTGCCGGTGGTGCGCTGGGCCGGCGCCGGCAGCCTGGACGAGGTGCTGCGCGACGTGGCCCGGTTGGCGACCGCCCCGAAGGCAGGGTTGCGGTGA
- a CDS encoding MoxR family ATPase codes for MNDVDRSMAPAEVGRLARAVLEAVGTVVVGKRDALELVLAGILAGGHVLLEDLPGLGKTLTARCFAQALGLDFRRLQFTPDLLPADVTGSFLYDQSSGDFAFRAGPVFTNLLLADEINRTPPKTQSALLEAMQEKQVSVEGVTYRLDEPFHVLATANPIEYEGTYPLPEAQLDRFLLRVSFGYPSHDEEWDVLRRRIARRREEAEIKPVVDAATLRAMQAALEDVVVEDSVGRYIVALTAATREHPSVLVGASPRGSLALLLLSRVRAVLANRDYVVPEDVKAVAAPALAHRITLRPEMWLRRVDPSFVVGEVLESTPAPASGALPSYAAGR; via the coding sequence ATGAACGACGTGGACCGGAGCATGGCCCCCGCCGAGGTGGGCCGGCTCGCCCGGGCCGTCCTGGAGGCGGTCGGCACCGTCGTGGTCGGCAAGCGGGACGCGCTGGAGCTGGTGCTGGCCGGCATCCTCGCCGGTGGTCACGTGCTGCTGGAGGATCTGCCCGGCCTGGGCAAGACGCTCACCGCGCGCTGCTTCGCGCAGGCCCTCGGGCTGGACTTCCGGCGGCTCCAGTTCACCCCTGACCTGCTGCCCGCCGACGTGACCGGCTCGTTCCTCTACGACCAGAGCAGTGGCGACTTCGCCTTCCGGGCCGGGCCGGTGTTCACCAACCTGCTGCTCGCCGACGAGATCAACCGGACGCCGCCGAAGACGCAGTCGGCGTTGCTGGAGGCGATGCAGGAGAAGCAGGTGTCGGTGGAGGGCGTGACCTACCGCCTCGACGAGCCGTTCCACGTGCTCGCCACCGCCAACCCCATCGAGTACGAGGGCACGTACCCGCTGCCGGAGGCGCAGCTCGACCGGTTCCTGCTGCGGGTGTCGTTCGGCTACCCGAGCCACGACGAGGAGTGGGACGTACTGCGCCGCCGGATCGCCCGCCGCCGCGAGGAGGCGGAGATCAAGCCGGTGGTGGACGCCGCCACGCTGCGCGCCATGCAGGCCGCGCTGGAGGACGTGGTGGTCGAGGACTCGGTCGGGCGGTACATCGTGGCGCTCACCGCTGCCACCCGGGAGCACCCGTCGGTGCTGGTCGGCGCGTCCCCGCGCGGCTCGCTGGCGCTGCTGCTGCTGTCCCGGGTACGGGCGGTGCTCGCCAACCGCGACTACGTGGTGCCGGAGGACGTCAAGGCCGTGGCGGCGCCCGCGCTGGCGCACCGGATCACGCTGCGTCCGGAGATGTGGCTGCGCCGGGTCGACCCGTCGTTCGTCGTCGGCGAGGTCCTGGAGTCGACCCCCGCCCCGGCCAGCGGCGCGCTGCCCAGCTACGCCGCCGGACGCTGA
- a CDS encoding DUF4129 domain-containing protein encodes MDFGVLRRWWPVAAVTVLLALAAFAAGHSAIGASRIPPAADTIPYVPEYPSPEAVPSYPVEPRDVGESTSGGVPDWLATTAVALLFAAVLGAIGYVLWNVLRGALRRTTRAVPVRRSRRTAEGTAREVVAALDAGLVELDDRSTDPRTAVIACWVRLEEAAEDAGVPRHTGDTPTDLVGRLLRGDPAAGIPAVASADVLDGFAHVYREARYATHPVDERTRDQARAALRRLRGELTSLAGEAS; translated from the coding sequence ATGGATTTCGGCGTACTGCGCAGGTGGTGGCCGGTCGCCGCGGTGACGGTGCTGCTCGCGCTCGCCGCGTTCGCCGCCGGTCACTCCGCCATCGGGGCCAGCCGGATCCCGCCGGCCGCCGACACCATCCCGTACGTGCCGGAGTACCCGTCGCCCGAGGCGGTGCCGTCGTACCCGGTGGAACCCCGCGACGTGGGTGAGTCCACGTCGGGCGGTGTGCCCGACTGGCTGGCCACCACCGCCGTGGCGTTGCTGTTCGCGGCGGTGCTGGGCGCCATCGGGTACGTCCTGTGGAACGTGCTCCGGGGCGCGCTGCGGCGGACGACCCGGGCGGTGCCGGTGCGGCGCTCCCGGCGTACCGCCGAGGGGACCGCCCGCGAGGTGGTGGCCGCGCTCGACGCCGGACTCGTCGAACTCGACGACCGCTCCACAGACCCGCGAACCGCTGTGATCGCCTGCTGGGTACGCCTGGAGGAGGCCGCCGAGGACGCGGGCGTGCCCCGGCACACCGGCGACACCCCGACCGACCTGGTGGGGCGGCTGCTGCGCGGCGACCCGGCGGCCGGCATCCCGGCGGTCGCCAGCGCCGACGTGCTCGACGGTTTCGCGCACGTCTACCGGGAGGCCCGCTACGCCACGCACCCGGTCGACGAGCGCACCCGGGACCAGGCCCGCGCCGCGCTGCGCCGGTTGCGCGGCGAGTTGACCAGCCTGGCGGGGGAGGCGTCGTGA
- a CDS encoding uracil-DNA glycosylase — MVARAARAADLADLDGAVSDCFACPRLVAWREEVARVKRAAFRDQDYWGRPVPGLGPQDARIAILGLAPAAHGGNRTGRIFTGDRSGDVLFAALHRAGLANQPTSVAADDGLTLRDTRIFAAVRCAPPDNKPTPAERDTCAPWLHREVELIRPTLRVVVALGAFAWAAWWPVLRQVYGQRPPTPRPVFGHGAHWSGESVPALLGCYHVSQQNTFTGRLTPAMLDDVFTRAKDLAGVD; from the coding sequence GTGGTCGCCCGCGCCGCGCGGGCGGCCGACCTGGCCGACCTCGACGGCGCGGTCAGCGACTGCTTCGCCTGCCCGCGTCTGGTGGCGTGGCGGGAGGAGGTCGCCCGGGTCAAGCGGGCCGCGTTCCGCGACCAGGACTACTGGGGACGGCCGGTGCCGGGCCTCGGTCCGCAGGACGCGCGCATCGCGATTCTCGGTCTGGCGCCGGCGGCGCACGGCGGCAACCGCACCGGCCGGATCTTCACCGGGGACCGGTCCGGCGACGTGTTGTTCGCCGCGCTGCACCGGGCCGGGCTGGCCAACCAGCCGACGAGTGTGGCCGCCGACGACGGCCTGACGTTGCGCGACACCCGCATCTTCGCGGCCGTGCGGTGCGCGCCGCCGGACAACAAGCCCACCCCGGCCGAGCGGGACACCTGCGCGCCGTGGCTGCACCGCGAAGTCGAACTGATCCGGCCCACGCTGCGCGTCGTGGTCGCGCTGGGTGCGTTCGCGTGGGCCGCGTGGTGGCCGGTGCTACGCCAGGTGTACGGGCAGCGACCGCCCACTCCGCGACCGGTGTTCGGTCATGGGGCACACTGGTCCGGCGAGTCGGTGCCGGCGTTGCTGGGCTGCTATCACGTCAGCCAGCAGAACACGTTCACCGGCCGGCTCACACCGGCGATGCTGGACGACGTGTTCACCCGGGCGAAGGACCTGGCCGGGGTGGACTGA
- a CDS encoding dienelactone hydrolase family protein, with the protein MGEMVSFTGNGGTSEGYLAIPSGGAASPAVIVIQDWWGLVPHVRAVVDRFAEAGFVALAPDFRHGGPAVKPTEPRLMLNSSQMDEAASDIAAAAEYLASRPEVAGKVGCAGFCAGASLALWSGTFSERIVATAGFYPRLPWEGMATDWADYAGKAALIHCSEADGLSAADGVQSVRRSIESAGGTCQTFDYPGTAHAFFNEDRPEHYDQRAAATAWARTLELFRAKLG; encoded by the coding sequence ATGGGCGAGATGGTGAGCTTCACCGGCAACGGGGGGACGAGCGAGGGGTATCTCGCGATACCCTCCGGCGGTGCGGCCAGCCCGGCGGTCATCGTCATCCAGGACTGGTGGGGTCTCGTACCCCACGTCCGGGCCGTGGTCGACCGCTTCGCCGAGGCCGGCTTCGTCGCCCTCGCGCCCGACTTCCGGCACGGCGGACCGGCCGTGAAGCCGACCGAGCCGCGGCTGATGCTGAACAGCTCCCAGATGGACGAGGCGGCGAGTGACATCGCCGCCGCCGCCGAATACCTGGCGAGCCGGCCGGAGGTCGCCGGCAAGGTGGGCTGTGCCGGGTTCTGCGCGGGCGCGAGCCTGGCCCTGTGGTCCGGCACGTTCTCCGAGCGCATCGTGGCCACCGCCGGGTTCTACCCGCGTCTGCCGTGGGAGGGCATGGCCACCGACTGGGCCGACTACGCCGGGAAGGCGGCGCTCATCCACTGCTCCGAGGCGGACGGCCTGTCCGCCGCCGACGGGGTGCAGAGCGTACGCCGGTCCATCGAGTCCGCCGGTGGCACCTGCCAGACGTTCGACTACCCGGGCACCGCGCACGCGTTCTTCAACGAGGACCGGCCCGAGCACTACGACCAGCGGGCCGCCGCCACCGCCTGGGCCCGCACGCTGGAACTGTTCCGGGCGAAGCTTGGCTGA
- a CDS encoding helix-turn-helix transcriptional regulator, whose amino-acid sequence MSDYSRWQDIRVDHVARAGGEEAVDAGKQQLLAEVIGHRLAEVRRARGLTQQQVADRMGVTKGRISQIEQGKISGQDVVARFAAALGGRLHQAIYFDDGDIAAIA is encoded by the coding sequence ATGAGCGACTACTCCCGATGGCAGGACATCCGCGTCGACCACGTCGCCCGGGCCGGAGGCGAAGAGGCGGTCGACGCGGGCAAGCAGCAACTCCTCGCCGAGGTCATCGGTCACCGACTCGCGGAAGTGCGCCGAGCGCGGGGGTTGACCCAACAGCAGGTGGCTGACCGCATGGGCGTCACCAAGGGACGGATCTCCCAGATCGAGCAGGGAAAGATCTCCGGTCAGGACGTGGTGGCCCGGTTCGCCGCCGCCCTGGGTGGCCGACTCCATCAGGCGATCTACTTCGACGACGGCGACATCGCCGCCATCGCCTAA
- a CDS encoding PadR family transcriptional regulator yields MDTTQLLKGVLDLAVLAVLKDEDGYGYDILRRLREAGLAEVGDASVYGTLRRLFAAGLLTTYVVPSESGPHRKYYSLNAAGRDQLTRSGKTWRSFATTMDALLDDRGMAA; encoded by the coding sequence GTGGATACCACGCAGCTCCTCAAGGGCGTGCTCGACCTGGCGGTGCTCGCCGTGCTCAAGGACGAGGACGGGTACGGCTACGACATCCTGCGGCGCCTGCGCGAGGCCGGTCTCGCCGAGGTCGGCGACGCCTCGGTCTACGGCACGCTGCGCCGGCTGTTCGCGGCCGGTCTGCTCACCACGTACGTGGTGCCGAGCGAGTCCGGGCCGCACCGCAAGTACTACTCGCTCAACGCCGCCGGGCGTGACCAGCTCACCCGCTCCGGCAAGACCTGGCGCTCGTTCGCCACCACCATGGACGCACTGCTCGACGATCGGGGGATGGCGGCATGA
- a CDS encoding Fic family protein — MIHYLEVDDLVEIASIVLGGTPQVRDFGLLSSAVVRPATVAFGQEAYPDLWTKAAALLHSVCMNHALIDGNKRLAWAAGRVFLALNEVPIQDVDVDQAEALVMSVASGTLTEVSDIARELRKLYV; from the coding sequence GTGATCCACTATCTCGAGGTCGACGACCTCGTGGAGATCGCCTCGATCGTGTTGGGTGGGACGCCGCAGGTCCGTGATTTCGGTCTGCTCTCTTCGGCGGTGGTCCGCCCGGCCACCGTGGCGTTCGGCCAGGAGGCTTATCCCGATCTCTGGACCAAGGCCGCCGCGCTGCTGCACTCGGTCTGCATGAACCACGCGCTGATTGATGGGAACAAGCGTCTCGCCTGGGCGGCGGGGCGGGTGTTTCTGGCCCTCAACGAGGTGCCGATCCAGGATGTCGACGTTGATCAGGCCGAGGCTCTCGTGATGTCGGTGGCGAGCGGCACCCTGACCGAGGTCTCGGACATCGCCCGCGAACTCCGCAAGCTCTACGTCTGA
- a CDS encoding Arc family DNA-binding protein, with the protein MVTTVNLPDGLHERLKQLAEQEHRSMNATIVVAVEEYVSARSHRARVRDLAREVAERDAELLRRLAE; encoded by the coding sequence ATGGTCACCACTGTCAATCTTCCCGACGGACTGCACGAACGGCTCAAGCAGCTTGCCGAGCAGGAGCACCGGTCGATGAACGCCACCATCGTTGTCGCAGTCGAGGAGTACGTCTCGGCGCGCAGTCATCGTGCCCGCGTGCGGGATCTCGCGCGGGAGGTTGCCGAGCGTGACGCCGAGCTGCTGCGGCGGTTGGCGGAGTGA
- a CDS encoding Ppx/GppA phosphatase family protein has product MAAIDCGTNSIRLLIADLPEASAGEAAPLRDVTRRMEIVRLGQGVDQTGKLAPEAIERTRVALADYAAEIEKSGADRVRMCATSASRDASNAADFRAMVERTLGVPPEVVTGDEEARLSFTGAVRGLPADAEPPYLVVDIGGGSTEFVVGTRADGVRGAISVDIGCVRMTERHLHGDPPTAAQITAAEADIAAAVDRALAAVPGREAATLVGLAGSVTTVVALAQGLQEYDPSRIHHARISYEQVAEVTADLLGKSSEQRLAYPVMHPGRADVIGAGALVLRVIMERAGMPSVVASEHDILDGIAWSLGAISR; this is encoded by the coding sequence GTGGCCGCCATCGACTGCGGGACCAACTCGATCCGACTGCTGATCGCCGACCTGCCCGAGGCGTCGGCCGGGGAGGCGGCGCCGCTGCGCGACGTCACCCGGCGGATGGAGATCGTGCGGCTGGGGCAGGGCGTCGACCAGACCGGCAAGCTCGCCCCGGAGGCCATCGAGCGGACCCGGGTGGCGCTCGCCGACTACGCGGCCGAGATCGAGAAGTCCGGCGCCGACCGGGTACGCATGTGCGCCACCTCGGCCTCCCGCGACGCCTCCAACGCCGCCGACTTCCGCGCGATGGTCGAGCGCACGCTCGGCGTACCGCCCGAGGTGGTGACCGGTGACGAGGAAGCGCGCCTGTCGTTCACCGGCGCGGTGCGCGGCCTGCCCGCCGACGCCGAGCCGCCGTACCTGGTGGTCGACATCGGCGGCGGCTCGACCGAGTTCGTCGTCGGCACCCGCGCCGACGGTGTGCGCGGCGCGATCTCGGTGGACATCGGCTGCGTCCGGATGACCGAACGCCACCTGCACGGCGACCCGCCGACCGCGGCGCAGATCACCGCCGCCGAAGCGGACATCGCCGCCGCCGTCGACCGCGCGCTCGCCGCCGTGCCCGGCCGCGAGGCCGCCACGCTGGTCGGGCTCGCCGGTTCGGTCACCACCGTGGTCGCCCTGGCGCAGGGGCTCCAGGAGTACGACCCCAGCCGCATCCACCACGCCCGCATCTCGTACGAGCAGGTGGCCGAGGTGACCGCCGACCTGCTCGGCAAGAGCAGCGAGCAGCGGCTGGCGTACCCGGTGATGCACCCGGGGCGGGCCGACGTGATCGGCGCGGGCGCGCTGGTGCTGCGAGTGATCATGGAACGGGCCGGGATGCCGTCGGTGGTCGCCTCCGAGCACGACATCCTCGACGGCATCGCCTGGAGCCTGGGGGCGATCTCGAGATAG
- a CDS encoding amino-acid N-acetyltransferase, translating into MSADEITVRRARTTDVRGIRRLVDTYTDDRRLLSKATVTLYEDVQEFRVAVTSDGTVVGCGALHVMWEDLAEIRTVAVDPSCRGHRIGHRIVGELIDSARDLGIRRIFVLTFETGFFGSFGFREIDGAPVPQPVYEQLLRSYDEGVAEFLDLERVKPNTLGNTRMLLRL; encoded by the coding sequence ATGAGCGCCGACGAGATCACGGTCCGCCGGGCCCGCACCACCGACGTGCGCGGCATCCGGCGGCTGGTGGACACCTACACCGACGACCGGCGGCTGCTCAGCAAGGCAACGGTGACGTTGTACGAGGACGTGCAGGAGTTCCGGGTCGCGGTGACCTCGGACGGCACGGTGGTCGGGTGCGGCGCGCTGCACGTCATGTGGGAGGACCTGGCCGAGATCCGGACGGTGGCGGTCGACCCGTCCTGCCGGGGCCACCGGATCGGGCACCGGATCGTCGGTGAGCTGATCGACTCGGCGCGCGACCTGGGCATCCGCCGGATCTTCGTGCTCACGTTCGAGACCGGCTTCTTCGGCTCGTTCGGCTTCCGCGAGATCGACGGCGCGCCCGTGCCGCAGCCGGTGTACGAGCAGCTCCTGCGCTCGTACGACGAGGGCGTCGCGGAGTTCCTGGACCTGGAACGGGTCAAGCCCAACACGCTGGGCAACACTCGAATGCTGCTGCGCCTCTGA